The genome window TAAACGCAAGCCCGACGAGATGCGCCCCGTGCGCTTCACCGCGAACTACACCCGCCACGCCGAGGGGTCGGTGCTCGCGGAGTTCGGCGAGACCCGCGTGCTCTGCACCGCTTCGGTCGAATGCCGGGTCCCGCCGTTCTTGAAAGGCCGGCAGGAAGGCTGGGTCACGGCCGAGTACGGCATGCTGCCCCGCGCGACGCATACACGCACGCCGCGTGAAGCAGCCCGAGGCAAGCAAGGCGGCCGCACGCTCGAGATTCAGCGGCTGATCGGCCGCAGCTTGCGAGCGGTCGTGGACCGGCGCGCGCTCGGCGAGCGCACGATCACGATCGACTGCGACGTGATTCAGGCGGACGGCGGGACGCGCACGGCCGCGATCTCCGGCGGCTACATCGCGCTCGCGCTGGCCGCCGGCCGCCTCGTCGAGCGCCGCGAGCTCGACCGCAACCCGATCCACGGGCAGGTCGCGGCCGTCTCCGTCGGCATCTTTCGCGGCGTGCCCGTGCTCGACCTCGACTACGCGGAGGACATGGAGGCCGAGACGGACATGAACGTCGTGATGAACGAAGCGGGCGGATTCGTCGAGATACAGGGCACGGCGGAGGGTCACGCGTTCCTGCGCTCCGAGCTCGAGCAGCTCCTCGGCCTCGCGGAGCACGGCGTGCGGTCGCTGCTGGCCGCGCAAGCCGCCGTGCTCGACGCATGACGGTCCGCTGGGTCGTCGCGACCGGCAACCGCGGCAAGCTCGCGGAGATTCGCACGCTGCTGCGCGACGCCGACGTCGCGCTCGTCTCGCAGGACGAGCTCGGCATCGAGCCGGCGGCGGAGACGGCCCCGAGCTTCGTCGAGAACGCGCTCCTGAAGGCACGCCACGCTTGCGAGCGCTCGGGGCTCCCCGCGATCGCCGACGATTCGGGCCTCTGCGTCGATGCGCTCGGCGGGGCGCCCGGCGTGCGGTCGGCCCGGTGGGCGGGCCCGGACGCGGACGACCGGGCGAACGTGGCGCGCCTGCTCGAAGCCCTGGAGGGTGTGCCGGAAGGGCGCCGGGGCGCCCGGTTCCACTGCGTGGTCGTGGCGCTCGCATCCCCCGAGGACCCGGCCCCGCTGATCGCGACGGGGACCTGGGCCGGCCGGATCGCGACGGCCCCATCCGGCTCCGGCGGCTTCGGCTACGATCCGGTGTTCTTCGATCCGCTGCGAGGCTGCACGGCCGCCGAGCTTCCGCCCGAGCGCAAGAACGAGATCAGCCACCGCGGGATCGCGCTCCGCCGCCTCGCGCGGCTGCTCGAAGGCGGCCCCGGCGCGGAATGACGTCGCGGAGCGGCTCCGCGGGGCCCGCGGCCGTCGTTATACACAGGAGCGGTGTCGCTACGCAGAATCAAGATTCTTGCAGGCCATTGTTGCGACGTCTGCTGCATATCCTTTCTTAAGCATCAGAAAAATAAAGAGATTTACGGGCTGGTCGTTTTTTGACCAAACGAACCGAAATCGTTTTCCGGCCGGCGCTCGCCGGCCGCGTCCCTGAGGGTTTCCACAAAGTTATCCACAGTTTCTGTGGATAAGGAGACGGATTTCACATTCGCGTCGACGATCGAACGACCCGGGGGCGCCGCGGTCGAACCGAAGGTCGGACGGGCGGGGCGCCGGGGCGAGTTTTGCCCGCGGGCCTTGTGCCGAACGCGGGCCCGGCAGTATTCTCACGCGCCCGGCACGGACCGAACCCATGAAGCCGAATATTCATCCAGAGTACAAAGAAATCACGATCACGTGCGGATGCGGCAACGTGATCAAGACGCGGTCCACACACACCGAGGACATGCACGTCGAGGTGTGCTCCGCGTGTCATCCGTTCTATACCGGCAAGCAGAAGATCGTCGACACGGGCGGCCGCGTGGACAAATTCCGCCGCCGCTACGGCATGACCTCGAGCAAGTGATCGAGCGGCCGCGGCTCGCGGCATCTCGGAAACCCGACGCGCGCTCCGCCTCGCCGTTTGGAGGGTCAGTCGGCGCTGTTATAATGAGCCGGTTGCGTTCGCCGGCGCTCTCCGGCGCGCCCACACCGCCGAATCCGCCCTGGCACGGGGCCGGAATAATGCGAATTTGCCACTGCCAGGTGCGATTGGATGACTGAGAAGCGCTTGACTCTGACCCTCCCCGGCTCGGGCGAGGTGGTCGAGTTCCCCGTACGCCAGCCGACGATCGGCCCCGAGGTCGTGGACGTCACGCAGCTCTATACAGAGCACGGCATGTTCACGTTCGACCCCGGATATGCGTCGACGGCGAGCTGCGAGAGCAGCATCACGTATATCGACGGCGAGGCCGGCATCCTGCTCTATCGCGGCTATCCGATCGAGCAGCTGGCCCGCGAGTCGAGCTTCATCGAGGTGGCTTATCTGCTGCTGCACGGCGAGCTGCCGACCGCCGCGGAGCTCGAGGAGTTCGATCACTCGATCCGCACGCACACGATGATCAACGAGTCGTTGCTGCGGTTCTTCAACGGCTTCCACCACAACGCGCACCCGATGGCGATGGTCTCGGGCGTCGTCGCTTCGATGGCGGCCTTCTACCACGACAGCACCGACATCCACGACCCGCGCGATCGCGACATCTTCGCGCATCGCATCATCGCGAAACTCCCGACGATCGCGGCCGCCGCCTACAAGCACTCGCGCGGCCAGCCGTTCGTTTATCCGCAGAACCGGCTGGACTACTGCAGCAACCTGCTGCACATGTTCTTCGCCGTGCCGTCCGACGAGTACCAAGTGGACCCGGTCGCCGCGGAAGCGCTCGACCTGCTGTTCATCCTGCATGCCGACCACGAGCAGAATTGCAGCACCTCCACCGTGCGCCTCGCCGGGAGCTCCGGGACGAACCCGTACGCGGCCGTCGCGGCCGGCATGTCGGCCCTGTGGGGGCCGGCGCACGGCGGCGCGAACGAAGCCGTCATCAACATGCTCGAGGAGATCGGCTCCGTCGACCGCATCGGGCAATACGTCGCGAAGGCGAAGGACAGAAAGGACCCGTTCCGCCTGATGGGCTTCGGGCACCGCGTCTACAAGAGCTACGATCCGCGCGCCGCGATCATCCGCGAGATGTGCCACCGGCTGCTCGAGAAGCTCGGTCAGAACGACACGCCTCTCTTCGAGCTCGCGTTGCGCCTCGAGGAGATCGCGTTGAAGGACGAGTACTTCATCGAAAAGAATCTCTACCCGAACGTCGACTTCTACTCGGGCATCATCTATCGGGCGCTCGGCATCCCGAAGTCGATGTTCACCGTGATGTTCGCGATCGCGCGCTGCGTCGGCTGGGTGACACACTGGCGGGAGATGGTGACGGATCCGGCCACGCGAATCGGCCGGCCCCGCCAGCTCTACGTCGGCCCGACTCGACGAGACTACCGCCCGATCGCGGCCCGCTCCCGCTGACCGGTCGTCCCGTTCTCGCGCCGGCGAGGCTCCGCGCTCCGCGAGGGCGTTCGGACGCGGAAGCTCAATTCGCGTCCGGCACGAGCTCCGCGACCTCGTTGCGGCCGGCGCGCCGCATCGGCCGCTGATCCACCGGGCTCAGCGGCGCCTCCCGCAGCCCGTTCTCCGGAAACGTGACGACGACGACGTCGGCGCCGTCCTGTACGAAGCGATACCCCGGCACGAGCGAGACGCGGCGGGCGCTGAAGCGGTAGCGCCTCTGGCAGTCGCGCAGCGCGACCCCGTGGTCGACGAGCAGGGCCGCGACGCTCTCCGGGGAATCGGCGAAGGCATGCAGCTCGATCGGCGAAGCCGGCGTCGCGGTGCCGGCGAGCACCGGGCCGACCAGGCGCGGCTCGAACGGTGCGAGCAAGTCCATGATCCCGAGCGCGATGCGGCGAAGACCTTGCACGCGCCGCCGCTGTGTGTCCGGCTCGAAGATCCGCTGGCGCTCCGCGACGCTCGCCGCGATTTGCGCATTGCTCGGCAACGCGCCGAGATTGCGCACGCCGAGCCGCTCCGCGGCCTTGCGCTTCGCGAGGCCGTAGTCCTCGATGCCGCCTTCGATCATGAGCCGCGCCGCGGTCTGCGCGAGACGCTCGCGCAAAGCGGCGAGCGCGGGTCCAGAAGTGCGTCTACCCATCACAAAGCTCAAAAGATTTCGCGCGGTTGTGTAGCCGGGCCTTCCGGGGAAGCGGGCAAGTCGTGGGTCGGGAACGCAGCGTCGGGCTCCCGCTCGGGCAGGTGCCCGATGCGGAACTTCTCGAAGATCGTGTTCGGGTTCGCGCCGCTCGCGACGAGGCCGTTCTCGGGGTTGATGCGCACGGTCACGATGCCGGGCGGCTCCTCGAACGTGCGCTCCGGAACACCCTCGAGGGCTTCCTTCATGAACGCCGTCCAAATCGGCAGCGCCGTGACGGCGCCCTGCTCGCGCCCCCCGAGAGGGCGATTGAAGTTGAAGCCGACCCATGCGGCGGCCACGACGTCCGGGTTGAAGCCCGCAAACCAGGCGTCGCGGAGGTCGTTCGTCGTGCCGGTCTTGCCGGCGATGTCCAAGCGCCCGAGCTCTCGCCGGGCGCGCGCGCCCGTGCCTCCGGGCCCCGCCGCATCGTGGAGCATGTCCGTGACGAGGTACGCGTTCTGCGGGCTGATTGCGCGGGGCGCGAGGCGCATCGGGGGATAAAGCTCCGTGACGTCCTCGATCAGCGCGGGTTCCTCGTCGCCGGCCGGCACCTCGACGCAGTCGCCGCAGGCGAATGCCGGCTGAGCTTGATAAAGCACCTCGCCCGCGGCGTTCTCGATGCGGTCGATGAAATAAGGCGTCACGCGGAACCCGCCGTTCGCGAACACCGCGTACCCCGCCGCGAGCTCCAACGGCGAGACGCCGCCGACGCCGAGCGCGAGGGCGGCGTTCGGCGGCAGCGCGACCTCGTCGAAGCCGAATTTCTGGAGGTGCCGCACCGTGTTCATGATGCCCGCCTTCAGGATGACACGGACGGACGCGGTGTTGATCGAGTGGATCAGCGCCTCGCGCAATCGGACGTAGCCGTAAAAGCGCTTCTCGTAGTTCTCCGGCTTCCAGACGGTCTCGAGCACCGGGTCCTCTATCGTGATCGGCGCATCGTTGACGATGGTGGCGACGGTGAAGCCGTTCTCCAGCGCGGCCGAATACACGAACGGCTTGAACGACGACCCCGGCTGACGGTTGGACTGCGTGGCGCGGTTATAGCTGTCGAGGTAGAAGTCGAAGCCGCCGCTCAGCGCGACGATCGCGCCGTCGCTCGGATCGAGCGCGACGAAAGCGCCTTGCACCTCCGGCAGCTGCGCGAGCTGCAGCGAGCCGTCCTCGAGCGTCGTGAAGCGGACGATATCCCCGCGAGCGAGGACGTCGGAGACTTCGTCCGGACGGGCGCCGACGGCCCCTTTCTCGTTCAGCTGCGGGGCGGCCCAGGCCACGGCCGGGAGCCCGATCGTGACGCGCCCCCGGGACGGCAGGTAAACCTCGGCTTGCACCGCGTCGGCGTGCAGCACGACGCCGGCCTCGAAGCCGACGAGCGGCGGGTAGTCCGCGAGCGCCTCGCGCAGGCGCTCCTCGTCGAACGCTCCGTCCGGCGCGCCGTCCGCCTCTTTCGCATCCGTGACGGGCGGCAGCTCGAGCCGGCGGATCGGGCCGCGGTAGCCGTGGCGCTGGTCGTAATCGATCAGACCCTGCCGCAGCGCCGCCTGTGCCGCCTCCTGCAGCCGGCTGTCCACCGTCGCCGTCACCTTCAGGCCGGCCGTGTAGGCGGAATCGCCGAACTTCCGCAGCATCTCGAGCCGCACCATCTCCGCGATATAGGGCGCGTCGAGCTGCATCTCGACGCCGTGGCGCTCGCCGCTGATCGGTTCCGCGAGCGCCGCACGGTACTCGACTTCGTTGACGTACCCGAGCTCGCGCATCCGGCCCAGCACGTACGCCCGCCGCCGCGCCGCGTTCTCGCGGCTGTAGATCGGATTCGCAATGGACGGCCCCCACGGAATGCCGGCAAGAATGGCCGCCTCCGAGAGCGTGAGCTCGCCGAGCTCCTTGCCGAAATAAGTCTGCGCGGCCGCCGCCACGCCGTACGAGTTCTGCCCGAAGAACGTGGTGTTGAAGAAGAGCTCGAGAATCTCCTCCTTGGTGAACTCCGCTTCGATGCGCAGCGCGAGAATCCACTCCTTGAACTTTCGCTCGAGGGAAACCTCCTGATTGAGGAAGTACTCGCGTGCGACCTGCTGGGTGATCGTGCTCGAGCCGCGCGGACGCTCGTCGCCTCGCGCGATCAAGTAATTGACGATGGCGTATGCCGTGCGCGGGATGTCGAAGCCGATGTGCTCGAAGAAGCGGTCGTCCTCGGCGGCAACCAACGCCCGCACCAGCACCTCGGGAATTTCCTCGTAGTCGACCGGGGCGCGCTTCGGCCCGTACTGCTGGATCAGCCGTCCGTCACGCGAGTACACGCGCAGCGGCTCCTGGAACTGCACGTCGCGAAGCTGCTCGGCGTGCGGCAGCCCGGGCTCCACATAGTAATAGCCCCCGACGACGACGGCCGTCAGGGCCGCTGCGACGGCCGCGCCGCCGATCAGCAAGCCGAGCAGGCTACGTGCGATACGTCTCATAATGGAGTGCGCGTCGGAATGTGAATTGTACGCCCTTGCCATGCCCGGATCCTTTGTGCATAGTCGCCGCCGTTGGGCAAACCCACCGAAAGGTGGGGACGCAAAGCCACCGGTCTACGGGCGATAAGCCGATCGCGGAGCCTAGGATAGCGGGGCTGCCGAAGCAGGTGAACACTTGGGGAGTGTTCCATCTCTTCGCCGCTTCGCGTGCGGTCCGCTGCACTCACCTCGTTAGACCTTCGCCTTCGTCTCCACCGGCCGGGAATCGATCCGCTTTGCAGAGGTTTCGACAAGGCGGAAAGCGTAAGGGGAGCATAGTCTCGTCCCGGTATTCGTGATGCCCATCACAACGGTCCGTATCGCGCGTGGGATACAGTTAAATCGGCCTTTTGAGAGCGCGTAGAAGATTCTAACCCAACCATTTGCGTTGGAAAGGAAAATTTGTGTTCGCAAGGCGCAGGATCAGACCCCTTCTGGGACTTGACATAACGACGTCCTCCGTCAAGCTGATCGAGCTCGTCGAGAACGGCAGAGGCTATCGCGTCGAGTCGTACGCCGCCGAGCCCACGCCGCCGAATGCCATC of Gammaproteobacteria bacterium contains these proteins:
- the rph gene encoding ribonuclease PH yields the protein MRPSKRKPDEMRPVRFTANYTRHAEGSVLAEFGETRVLCTASVECRVPPFLKGRQEGWVTAEYGMLPRATHTRTPREAARGKQGGRTLEIQRLIGRSLRAVVDRRALGERTITIDCDVIQADGGTRTAAISGGYIALALAAGRLVERRELDRNPIHGQVAAVSVGIFRGVPVLDLDYAEDMEAETDMNVVMNEAGGFVEIQGTAEGHAFLRSELEQLLGLAEHGVRSLLAAQAAVLDA
- the rdgB gene encoding RdgB/HAM1 family non-canonical purine NTP pyrophosphatase, with the translated sequence MTVRWVVATGNRGKLAEIRTLLRDADVALVSQDELGIEPAAETAPSFVENALLKARHACERSGLPAIADDSGLCVDALGGAPGVRSARWAGPDADDRANVARLLEALEGVPEGRRGARFHCVVVALASPEDPAPLIATGTWAGRIATAPSGSGGFGYDPVFFDPLRGCTAAELPPERKNEISHRGIALRRLARLLEGGPGAE
- the rpmE gene encoding 50S ribosomal protein L31, with protein sequence MKPNIHPEYKEITITCGCGNVIKTRSTHTEDMHVEVCSACHPFYTGKQKIVDTGGRVDKFRRRYGMTSSK
- a CDS encoding citrate synthase; amino-acid sequence: MTEKRLTLTLPGSGEVVEFPVRQPTIGPEVVDVTQLYTEHGMFTFDPGYASTASCESSITYIDGEAGILLYRGYPIEQLARESSFIEVAYLLLHGELPTAAELEEFDHSIRTHTMINESLLRFFNGFHHNAHPMAMVSGVVASMAAFYHDSTDIHDPRDRDIFAHRIIAKLPTIAAAAYKHSRGQPFVYPQNRLDYCSNLLHMFFAVPSDEYQVDPVAAEALDLLFILHADHEQNCSTSTVRLAGSSGTNPYAAVAAGMSALWGPAHGGANEAVINMLEEIGSVDRIGQYVAKAKDRKDPFRLMGFGHRVYKSYDPRAAIIREMCHRLLEKLGQNDTPLFELALRLEEIALKDEYFIEKNLYPNVDFYSGIIYRALGIPKSMFTVMFAIARCVGWVTHWREMVTDPATRIGRPRQLYVGPTRRDYRPIAARSR
- a CDS encoding PBP1A family penicillin-binding protein, which produces MRRIARSLLGLLIGGAAVAAALTAVVVGGYYYVEPGLPHAEQLRDVQFQEPLRVYSRDGRLIQQYGPKRAPVDYEEIPEVLVRALVAAEDDRFFEHIGFDIPRTAYAIVNYLIARGDERPRGSSTITQQVAREYFLNQEVSLERKFKEWILALRIEAEFTKEEILELFFNTTFFGQNSYGVAAAAQTYFGKELGELTLSEAAILAGIPWGPSIANPIYSRENAARRRAYVLGRMRELGYVNEVEYRAALAEPISGERHGVEMQLDAPYIAEMVRLEMLRKFGDSAYTAGLKVTATVDSRLQEAAQAALRQGLIDYDQRHGYRGPIRRLELPPVTDAKEADGAPDGAFDEERLREALADYPPLVGFEAGVVLHADAVQAEVYLPSRGRVTIGLPAVAWAAPQLNEKGAVGARPDEVSDVLARGDIVRFTTLEDGSLQLAQLPEVQGAFVALDPSDGAIVALSGGFDFYLDSYNRATQSNRQPGSSFKPFVYSAALENGFTVATIVNDAPITIEDPVLETVWKPENYEKRFYGYVRLREALIHSINTASVRVILKAGIMNTVRHLQKFGFDEVALPPNAALALGVGGVSPLELAAGYAVFANGGFRVTPYFIDRIENAAGEVLYQAQPAFACGDCVEVPAGDEEPALIEDVTELYPPMRLAPRAISPQNAYLVTDMLHDAAGPGGTGARARRELGRLDIAGKTGTTNDLRDAWFAGFNPDVVAAAWVGFNFNRPLGGREQGAVTALPIWTAFMKEALEGVPERTFEEPPGIVTVRINPENGLVASGANPNTIFEKFRIGHLPEREPDAAFPTHDLPASPEGPATQPREIF